Genomic DNA from Labilibaculum sp. DW002:
GTTGTCTAGAGAGCGAATTCCTAATTTTTGAGCTTCAAGATATTGCTGATGTGCTTTTAGTTTTGGATTGTTTTTTTCAATCTCTTTTAGAATCTCCTGAACAGAGGATTGAGCCATTCCTTGAAAGCTTAATCCTGTTATGATGATGATTAATAGTGTTCTAAGCATTTTCTTTGTTTTTAGAGTTCAGCAACAAATACACAATCGGAATAATGTAAATATTTAATAAAGTAGATGTTAATAATCCACCCAGAATAACAACTGCCATTGGACTTTGAATTTCATTCCCTGGCTCATCACCAGCCAATGCCATAGGTATCAATGCTAAAGCAGCTGTTAATGCTGTCATTAGAATTGGACTTAGTCGGTGGATAGATCCTTGTACAATAATTTCCTTTATCTCGATACCCTTAGCAAGCATATTCTGGTAATTGGAGATGAGCAGAATACCATTACGGGTGGCAATACCAAAGAGGGTAATGAAACCGATAATAGCCGGAATACTCAACATGCCCGAAGTAAAATAGATGGTAAATACACCACCAATAAGTGCTAGCGGTAGATTAATTAAAATAATACTAGCTAACTGAAACGATTTAAACTCCTGAAATAATAATAGGAAAATAATCAAAAGACTAAACAAAGAAGCAATCATCAATGTACGAGAGGCTTTTGCTTCACTTTCAAACTGACCGCCATATTCAATTCTGTAACTTTCGGGTAGCACGATGTCTTGATCTACATTGTTTTGGATGTCATTAACAACACTTCGTAAATCACGATCGGCAACATTGGCTGATACAACCAGCTTCCGCTGAACATTCTCACGACCAACCGTATTCGGTCCTGATTGTGATTTGATATCCGCAACATAGCTAAATGGAATTTTCTTACCATCCCATGTATCAATCAAAGCATTGCGTAGGGCGTTGATATTGCCACGATTTTCTTCGTCATATCGGACAACAAGGTCAAAGGCTTTTACGCCTTCAAAAACGTCTGATACTTTTTCGCCGGCAAAGGCGATATCTATAAAGTCAGAGAAATCTGAAATAGAAATACCATATTTGGCCAACATATCACGCTTAGGGCGGATCTGAATTTGTGGGATTTCAACTTGCTGCTCCACATTCACATCCACAACACCTTCAATTTGATCTATCGAGCTTTTAATTTCATTGGCCATTTGAAACATTTTAGACAAATCTGAGCCAAATATTTTAATGGCGATATTCGCTTTAGTTCCCGATAGGATATGATCAATTCTATGACTTAAGGGTTGACCGATTGCAAAGTTAACACCAGCAATCTGCCCCAACTTTTCCCTTACTTCAGCAAGGAATTCAGCCTTGGTTCTGTCTGTTAGGGTAAAAGGTACTTCAATCTCCGAGGTATTCACTCCAAAAGAGTGTTCATCCAACTCGGCACGACCGGTACGACGAGCTGTTAATCTTGCTTCAGGTATGGTCATTAGAGCCTTTTCCGCAATATTCTTGATTTTATTCGATTCTTCAAGAGAGATACCAGGTTTTGTAATGGCCGTAATCGTTAAAGAACCTTCATTAAAGTCAGGAAGGAAATTTCGACCTAATCCGGTAAGGATAAAAACAGAACCAATAAACAGGACAAATGTGCCTGCTAAAACCCACTTTTTGTAATCTAAAGCCTTTTCTAACGAACTTTTGTACCATTTGTTTAGCTTAGTTACCAACCAACTCTCTTTGCTCTTTTTAGTTAACATTTTGTCGCCTGTTAGCATAAAACTACAAAGTACGGGTGTTACGGTAAGTGCCGTGATTAAAGATGCAAATAGCGACACAATAAAGGCAATTCCCAGAGGTTGAAGCATTCGACCTTCCATTCCTGACAGGAAAAAGAGAGGTATAAAGGCTGCAATAATAATAAAGGTTGCATTTATAATAGAGGAACGAATTTCGCACGAAGCATTATAGATAACGGTAAGTGATTTTTCACGTTTCTCTTTTGGGAGCTTGAAATTCTGACGAAGCCGTTTGTAAACATTCTCAACATCGATAATCGCATCATCTACAAGGTCGCCAATGGCAATAGCCATACCACCCAAGGTCATGGTATTAATGGTAATGCCTAAAAATTTTAAAGTGATCATGGTTGCCAAAAGCGATATTGGAATGGCCAAAAGTGATATGATTGTTGTTCTGTAGTTCATTAGGAACACCAATAAAATAACAATCACAAAAATGGAACCCTCCAGTAATGCTTTCTGTACATTACTAATGGATGAATTGATAAAATCAGCCTGACGGAAAATGTGGGTGTTAACTTTCACATCTTCAGGAAGTGATTTTGATAATTTTTCGATCGAATCATCCAGTTTTTCAGTCAGCTTAAGCGTGTTGATACCCGGTTGTTTTTTAACCGTTAACAAGACAGCTTGTTTGCTGTTAATGGTTCCCAAGCCAATTTTTGGTGCTGCTGCCGCTTTTACCTCGGCAATATCACTAATTCGTATGGGTACATTGTTGTATACTTTAACCACTGAATTCCCCAGTTTATTCACATCAGAAGTACGAGCCATACCACGTATGTTGTACTGGTTTCCAAATTCGTTGATGAAACCGCCCGCTGAGTTTTGATTGGTCGCATTGGCTGCTTCCATTAGTTCATCCAAACTGATGTTGTAATGACGCATTTTTTGAGGATTGGCCTGAATTTGGTATTGCTTGTAATCACCACCGGTAACAACAACCTGTGCAATGCCGTTGATGGCAAGCAGTTGGGGGCGAATACTCCAGTCGGCCAAGGTTCTCAAATCCATAGGAGAAATACTGTCTGATTGCAATCCAATCATTAAAACTTCACCCATTATTGAAGACTGGGGAGCTAAACTTGGATTTCCAGCACCTTCTGGTAAACTCTCAGAAACTGCCATTAACTTTTCACTCACAATTTGGCGAGCTAAGTAAATATCGGTTCCCCATTCGAATTCAACCCATACGATGGAGAATCCAGCCGACGAAGATGAACGTAAACGTCTGATATTAGTGGCGCCATTAACGGCAGTTTCGATTTGGAAGGTCACCAGTTTTTCGACTTCTTCAGGTGCCATTCCGTGTGCTTCAGTCATCACAACCACCGTTGGGGCAGTCAGATCCGGAAACACATCAACATCCATATTGGCTGTTGTGTAGCTACCGCCAATAATCAGGAGGAAGGCTGCAAACATGACCAATATACGGTTGTGTAGTGCGTATTGTATGATATTATTTAACACGATATTTTAAATTTTAGTTTTTGTAAAATTGGTTTAATGTTCATGCGAATGAGCTGGTAAAGCACCTGCCATTGAGGCTAACTTTACAAAATAAGCTCCTTTGCTTACTACTCGTTCGCCAGCTTTTAGTCCTGAAGTAATTTCTACCTCTTGGCCATTGCTAACACCAATATTTACAAATCGTTTTTCGAAACTTTCGCCTGATATCTGCACAAATACATATTTTAAACCTTGATCTTCAAGGATAGCAGACTTTTTAATGTGA
This window encodes:
- a CDS encoding efflux RND transporter permease subunit → MLNNIIQYALHNRILVMFAAFLLIIGGSYTTANMDVDVFPDLTAPTVVVMTEAHGMAPEEVEKLVTFQIETAVNGATNIRRLRSSSSAGFSIVWVEFEWGTDIYLARQIVSEKLMAVSESLPEGAGNPSLAPQSSIMGEVLMIGLQSDSISPMDLRTLADWSIRPQLLAINGIAQVVVTGGDYKQYQIQANPQKMRHYNISLDELMEAANATNQNSAGGFINEFGNQYNIRGMARTSDVNKLGNSVVKVYNNVPIRISDIAEVKAAAAPKIGLGTINSKQAVLLTVKKQPGINTLKLTEKLDDSIEKLSKSLPEDVKVNTHIFRQADFINSSISNVQKALLEGSIFVIVILLVFLMNYRTTIISLLAIPISLLATMITLKFLGITINTMTLGGMAIAIGDLVDDAIIDVENVYKRLRQNFKLPKEKREKSLTVIYNASCEIRSSIINATFIIIAAFIPLFFLSGMEGRMLQPLGIAFIVSLFASLITALTVTPVLCSFMLTGDKMLTKKSKESWLVTKLNKWYKSSLEKALDYKKWVLAGTFVLFIGSVFILTGLGRNFLPDFNEGSLTITAITKPGISLEESNKIKNIAEKALMTIPEARLTARRTGRAELDEHSFGVNTSEIEVPFTLTDRTKAEFLAEVREKLGQIAGVNFAIGQPLSHRIDHILSGTKANIAIKIFGSDLSKMFQMANEIKSSIDQIEGVVDVNVEQQVEIPQIQIRPKRDMLAKYGISISDFSDFIDIAFAGEKVSDVFEGVKAFDLVVRYDEENRGNINALRNALIDTWDGKKIPFSYVADIKSQSGPNTVGRENVQRKLVVSANVADRDLRSVVNDIQNNVDQDIVLPESYRIEYGGQFESEAKASRTLMIASLFSLLIIFLLLFQEFKSFQLASIILINLPLALIGGVFTIYFTSGMLSIPAIIGFITLFGIATRNGILLISNYQNMLAKGIEIKEIIVQGSIHRLSPILMTALTAALALIPMALAGDEPGNEIQSPMAVVILGGLLTSTLLNIYIIPIVYLLLNSKNKENA